The following proteins come from a genomic window of Halanaerobiaceae bacterium ANBcell28:
- a CDS encoding pyridoxal phosphate-dependent aminotransferase, with protein MSREIKLESPAIFIGKQSNEIISFGSGQPDLPPPEEAISGVNIRCDLRYGLIQGVQELREGLAAEYPWSTAENFVITNGASEALDLIFRVMEKGKVLVPKPYYYSYPPILEYAGMEPVYTELKDGRINLEDFKEKVKDCKAVLINSPSNPTGRVEDVASLKEIEKITRELGIYVVSDEVYKDIIYDRENYIISGDHVITVNSFSKTYAMCGVRVGYLWSSDQNFIEKVIAMKTHTSMNTNLVGQDIALGAMKAPESYIQQQLGVWRKRRDLIYQGLLDIGLDLWKPEGAFYVLPTVPRAKEFVWKLYTKYKVIVYLGDWFGAPGRIRLSYALDEKLIKEGLKRIEKCLIEI; from the coding sequence ATGAGTAGAGAAATAAAATTAGAAAGTCCCGCAATTTTTATTGGAAAACAGAGTAACGAAATAATTAGTTTTGGTTCGGGGCAGCCAGACTTGCCACCACCAGAGGAAGCTATATCAGGAGTAAATATCAGGTGTGACCTCAGATATGGTTTAATTCAGGGAGTTCAGGAATTAAGAGAGGGGTTAGCAGCAGAGTACCCTTGGTCAACTGCAGAAAATTTCGTAATAACTAATGGCGCTTCGGAAGCTCTTGATTTAATATTTAGAGTTATGGAAAAAGGGAAAGTCTTAGTACCTAAACCTTATTATTATTCGTATCCACCAATCTTAGAATATGCAGGTATGGAGCCCGTCTACACAGAATTAAAAGATGGCAGAATAAATTTAGAAGATTTTAAAGAAAAAGTTAAAGATTGCAAAGCAGTCTTGATAAATTCCCCATCTAATCCTACAGGTAGAGTTGAGGATGTAGCAAGTTTAAAAGAAATAGAAAAAATAACAAGGGAACTGGGTATATATGTAGTATCAGATGAAGTTTATAAAGATATAATTTATGATAGAGAAAATTATATAATAAGTGGTGATCATGTAATAACAGTTAATTCTTTTTCAAAAACCTATGCAATGTGTGGTGTGCGTGTAGGTTATCTATGGAGTAGTGATCAGAATTTCATAGAAAAAGTAATAGCAATGAAAACTCATACTTCTATGAATACAAATTTAGTAGGCCAAGATATAGCCTTAGGAGCAATGAAAGCTCCAGAAAGCTATATTCAACAGCAATTGGGAGTTTGGAGAAAAAGAAGAGACTTAATATATCAGGGGCTATTAGATATAGGACTTGATTTATGGAAACCAGAAGGAGCTTTCTACGTATTACCAACCGTTCCTAGGGCAAAAGAATTTGTTTGGAAGCTATATACAAAATACAAGGTGATAGTCTACTTAGGTGATTGGTTTGGGGCCCCAGGTAGAATTAGGCTTAGTTATGCACTTGATGAAAAATTAATAAAGGAAGGTTTGAAAAGAATTGAAAAATGTTTAATTGAAATATAA